TAAGATGAATAGACTATTTTTGAGCATcgatattatattatttgtgttgattaattattattgaatGTATATACTTAATCCATTCTAAATTAATATCTTTTTGTTACAtagtacttttttatttatactaaCTGAATTGTTTAGACTTTTTTTCATAATGCAAAGTAAATGAATTGTTTGAAATTCAAGAGAATTAGTGAGCgtttttttcatttcatatcTTCTCTTCTTTTAATAAGACTGTTAATTGCTTtacattttctataaaaataaaattttaaaataatcaaataatagTATTGAAAGGTACCTTTCATTTatgcttttaaatatttttcttgatgctATTCTAATAATTGTCCcatttgaaaattaagagataaattacttttttctatctattttatttttgctattaaatattatttaatatctaattttctaaagtattatatttaatatatccaaagaaaaaatatagtaatattattcGTATTATTTATCATTTCTTAAGATTTGAGCTAAATAAATACTGAACATATATTATTGGACTAAGGAAGTAATAAAATTGATACTTTCCAAGTTTACAAGagacttaggggtcgtttggtaggttgaattagaagaaataGTTCATGGATTATGTAatgtattatttagtactatgtttaCTAATACCTTATatttggaggtattagtaatacattgaTATAATATCATAGGATAagtctatgtaaagacaaaaatatccctcaaatcattttgtttattttcttgattttatgatttatatttgtactagtaaatttatttaaataaattagcttacaaattatctagagagagttgtttgttactaaataaatccaatacaaataaatacaaatttgaaatgtTAGTTGCTTATTTGTGTATgatgtaaaaaattacatacatattaaaactacaactttcaatttttatgtgtaaatgtagatggtttattcaattttatcattGTTGACCGTCTTTTTGATTTTACAAGTAGAtggtttatcttttttaaatttaaaaatgacattttgtgagtgatcaatttattaagatgacaattatttatcctcaaataattcaagtggaaaaaatagcaaacatgataacaaaattgttcttttcATAGTTAGTTCGAAagccataaaaaaataatattgtccgaCAATTATCTATCTTGAcccaattacataataattcaagggtataattaGAAAGAAGATTTTTATAGAATTTTAATCCAAATACAAGATGAGGTGGaaaacaatgaaccaaacacttgataaaaataaactctGCACTACTTATCTATGCATTACTAGTCCCTGCGTTATTAATCTTTGTACCAAAGGACCCCTTAGTGGTAACTTTGACAAAATCAAGGgactaattaaagaaaaacatcaTTATGAGTTGGACCAACCAATACCTATCGTGCAAGGCCCACAAGCCGATGTCATGTgggtccatttttttttctctctcctaatataaattctttttttcaagCCCATTTGAATCACAATAACCTACACGCCCGAGCCATCGGAGCTCCCCTCCACCCTCTCATAGGGGTTGGGTTGGTCGGGCCTTTTCCATGTCACACCCCACCGCAGCTCCGCTATCAAGACCACCGCTCTCACCACCCTCGTCGGCGGCGATGTCTCCCTTGTACAAACAGAAATCTTGGTCACCGGACACGTTTCGCGATGAGGCGTGGCAGCGGCGGAAGGGTACCCATGGAAGCTGCCTCAAACGGCGAAGCAAGAGCGTTACCGATGAGGACCTTGATGAGATTAAGGCTTGTATTGAATTAGGGTTTGGATTTGACTCGCCAGAAATGGATCAACGATTGTCTGATACTTTTCCGGCCTATGACATGTTTTACGCCGTGAATAAACAATACACCGACACCCTTTCAAAGACTTCGTCAGTATCATCGGTCATCTCCGATTGCGAGTCAACCCTTCCTCCCGTTAGTCCCCACACCATTGTCAATCCAGGTAAATCTTCAAAACCTCTgtttttttccttcattatttTCAAATCATATTAATCACGCCtcaattttaatattagaaTGTTCCATTACAATTCAAGTAATTCGTCTAATAAAGTTACTTTTCGATTACAGAAAATTTCTAAGTTTGTTAATGTTCTTTATTGAGTTGAATAGGTATGCATAATTTTAGTTTTGCGTATACTCCTTTACCAAGATTGTTGATAAGAAATAGAAATTTGAACGTATGGTTgctaatatttgaaaaaaaaatgaatgtagGAGATAATCCACAGGCAGTGAAGACAAGGTTGCGGCAATGGGCACAGGTGGTTGCTTGTGTGGTGCGTCAATCTTCGTATTAATGGATGCTGTAAGCTGCATatattgaatgaatgaataGGAAGATGATGGTAATTTGTTGTGTACCAGTACTGTTGTTTTTCGGGGCATTGAAGCAAAAAGGATTTAACTCATACTTAATTTGAAAAACTAATTATAGTTAAGATTGATTCAACTTATTCAATCTTGGCAACTAGTATTCTGTTGAtatgatttttattaatatgatgaTTGTGTTGCAACCACAAATACAACTGGTCCATCCCCCAACAAACTCTTGTTAAGTAATTGCTAGTAGCCTTGTTTGTTGATACATCCTCCAGCAAGTGGGATATGACTCTGTCTTTCTCACTTTTCTCTTTGGAATGCTTTGTTTTTTTCCTAGATTGTCTTCTGCACtaagaaaatatcaaaagttGTTTCTTTAGCTGATTTGTTATACAATAGCGTCTTATTGAGTTTAAAGAAAGAGTATGATAATTACCAAGCGTTCTCGTGTTCTCTTTGCATTGATGCTTATAAGTTACTACATCtcaattcttctttttgttgagGGACCTTGCTTTCTGGGTTTTTGATATTCTTCAAGCTTTTCCTCTGTACTATGCAAATATTTGATATATGCTTTTCATGATAAGCAAAGTGCTTACTTTAATACGTACAATCAATTTAAGCTTACTTCAATTAGTATATTACTTTGACATTATGTGTTGCTGCATTTCCGTGGGAGAGTTTTTTCAACTCATAAAAACCTTATTTTAAGGTTACAATGAGCTGGTGTTTAAGAGATTATTGTGAGAATAACAGTTATCTTTTCAATCGCGAGCGTGGTGAATTCTTTTTTCATGTACTCTTGACTTTGGAAATGCTTCACTCATGTAAATGTATGGGGATAAAGTGGCGGAATTAGGAATTTATATAAGAGGATTTAGAAGAACAATAGGTTGACACACATGGGATCAAGATATGTAACCTAAAGTAAAATTTGAACCCATTTTGCCATTTCACTAGACCTTTTTCATTATAGCATTAGGAGATTATAGATAAATtataacaaaagaaatttatttttactccCTTTGCCCATTACTCTAAATTTTCAACGACCCTTTGCTCTAACTTAGATCTGCCATTGATGTCATTAGATGACAAGCCTATATAACAAGGGAAATGAACGTTTATATAGTTGATCCGTTTTTAATGTTTTGGTATTGAGTCAAAAGTAAGTTATCCCGCAAATGTTGTTTAATAGatcaaaatacaatataaattgagtgattttgttgttataaaaatatgataagttATTTATCACATAATTTCACGTCGAAAGACCATTTGAGAAATTTGCCAAATTTAAAACTATCAATGTTTAATATCCCCGACGTGCTAACTTTTTTTAAACATCGTATATACagtgatatttttttcatttaactagctattttttaaaaataaaataatgaatcaaTGATATACAAACTTGCTTTAAGTGGAGAGAGAGGCTAAGAACTCTTCATATCGTTTTCAAAATGTCTGCGCAAGATCATTAACTATCAAGAGCATAGGTAGATTTAAGATTTTAATTCTCTGAGTTTTTGGAAGTCTGTTTCAACAACTAAGTCCAtcactttatttttgttataggtTCATAGTTCAATATTTTCAGCAATTCAATAGATTTTACATAAGATAAATTCAGGTTGACTAAAAGCTATATATGTTTCGAATGAATTTTACATTCTTCTTCtagatttatgtatatatggtatctgtaaaatatatgtataccaaagaaATATGGTC
The Solanum stenotomum isolate F172 chromosome 12, ASM1918654v1, whole genome shotgun sequence DNA segment above includes these coding regions:
- the LOC125847912 gene encoding uncharacterized protein LOC125847912, which produces MSHPTAAPLSRPPLSPPSSAAMSPLYKQKSWSPDTFRDEAWQRRKGTHGSCLKRRSKSVTDEDLDEIKACIELGFGFDSPEMDQRLSDTFPAYDMFYAVNKQYTDTLSKTSSVSSVISDCESTLPPVSPHTIVNPGDNPQAVKTRLRQWAQVVACVVRQSSY